Genomic DNA from Polyodon spathula isolate WHYD16114869_AA chromosome 8, ASM1765450v1, whole genome shotgun sequence:
TCTCAGCGGATCTGTGACTCGCATTGCTTGTCTAGGGAGGTGTTTAGGAACTGAGCAAGCCGTGAGTAAACCAGGAGTCTCTGGCAGCAAATCGAGTGAAACCAGGTTTAAACAAGGGATTTCCAAAGAAACGAAGCAAGGAGGGGTTTGAGAACTGTTGACTCCAGCCCATGTTGACATCCCTTTACTTGCTCCCATTGGGTGTGCCCTCTGCAGCCAGCTACTGGATGCCTTCTCAAGGAAGATGGGTGGCATAGCTttggtcttattttttttttggttgtaaatTGTATAACAAGTTCTAATCAGACACACTGCAGAAGATCTTTGTTTGACATGAAACCTTTCAAAGGGGCTTGATTTCACAGACTTCCTTCATCCTGTGTTTTTACTGATGTTGGAAAGGGGGACAATAAATCCCTTCCAGCATGCCTTTGCTCAGACGGGCCTCTCTCTTTATATccactctttcaacactgcagcccTGTGTACAGGACTAGGACAGAGAGCTCCACCTAACTGCAGCATGCCCCCAGCAGGAAAGGAAAGAGCACTCCACTCGGAAGTAAACTAATCCACACACGTCCTCTTTCGATGAAGGACGCTGAAGCCATTGAACTTGCTGTCTCCAGAGGGTAATCTTTCTGGAAAGTTACTTCGTGTGAAGAGTTACTACAGACCCCATTTGTCGTCTTCTGATCAGTTCAACCAGCAGGTTGCAAGCCAAGCAGGGATGTGATTGTAAAGCAGAGAAGTGTCGTAACTGCTGCTGCATCGTCTCAATCATTCGCATTGGGTTGGTTGATGTAATTTAATGGGCGCTTGCTCGTTAAGCGGAGAGGGGCAGGTATTTCCAAAACCCAAGCCAGGGGCCGTTCAAGAGTATAGTCGACCGCTTGTCTAGCTAAGCATTCTGGTGAGCCAGTCAAATCTCCCGGAGCGAAGGAATACCCGGACCCAAACAGGTTCTGGTCAAGTGTACCTTCTGGAATTCTCTTTGTTGTGAACAATGAGTCTTTGTCTCTGGTTTAATTTCCTTGTTCACAGGCTTGCTGATTTAATGCCAGTCTTGCTCAGTATGTTAATGTGACCAGGGGAGTGACGGGGCTCTATCCCTGCTGATAATTTCATTGTTTCGGAGGAGGAGGTTCAGTGTACAGGGACCTGGCAGGCAGGGTGTCTGTGTGGAAGTTGTATTTGCTGTCTGAAATGAAAACTACAAATATGTGGAAGGAAGTATCGCTTTAAAGGATTTTAGCCTTTCCCGACCAGTGAAGAAACGTGGCCCATAAAAGGCATTAATTAAACGCTGACTGTATTAAATGGGGGCTAAGAACTGCTAAGTTAATAGCTTGTATTTAATACTCGAGAGTGAGTGTGGTCTAAACGTACTGTAGAGTTGGTTTTTCAAATCTTATAACAGTCTTGTGTGTTTTGAATCCTTTAACCCATGTCTTCTGAAATTTTATAGatctattaactttttttttcttaatgcttTCATACATCAACCACAAACTGTCCCTTCCTTTATAATTTGTGCATTAGGAAGTCTTCCCCTCCAGTAGCACATACTGGCATTCCTGCTACTAACATGAAACCTTCATTACTGCCTGACCTGGAGAGCACAGTGTTCCATTTCCTGTTTCCAGAGCCCATTATTGCTGTAACAGATGTGAGACTTAAAGGTTACCCTGATGACTTCCTGTTCCTGCCTGACCCGCAGTGACCTCTCCTTTGCTTGTAGGATTAGAAAGCATGACATTAACTAGCTCCTATGTATTTAAGAAGCTTGTTCACACAGCCCAGCGTGGTAACACTCTCGAGGGCAAGATTAGCTTGCTTTTGAATAGTCTCCCTGCGTTTACAAATGCGACAAGCACGCAATCACTCAGATGGATCATGTCATTCTACCTCTTTGTGTTTTGAGAGGGTGACGTGATACACTTTAGCGAAATCTGAAAGGTCTCTAAacttctatttttgttttctttttctgtttgtttctgatCAGCAGGTGAGGGAGACAGAAACATGGTTCCCTTCCGAACAGAAATCGGATGAGGACCTTGAGGTCTCCTCGGGTGACTCTCCCAACAGCTCAGACTTCGGCTTCATGAACCAGGACGATCTTGACActtatgatgatgatgaagacaaTGAGGACTACGATGGCTCTGGTTCCGGCGATAAAggtaaatctccctctctctctcttacgaCGTGAACCTGAATATAATGCTTTTCTATATCTATTTCTATGTGCAAAACTCGGATTGACGTTTTTATGTCAGTGTGCCAAAGAATGCAGTAGTGCTTGTCTCCTTGACTTAGATTAAGTTTTTCCCTGGTTTTGGACATTGCTGCAGGCATTTTCCTGGATTCTTTGATCCTGCCCCCTTTAACATATTTCTTTGTGCCCAATAAATAACAGCTTGGTGGCAGCTGCAGTAAAGGCACCAGCCAGACGATTTCCTTTAGACCACTTGTGATTGGTGTGTTATTGCCAGGCTGGTGGTTTTGCTTTGTTGCTTAAGCTTTTGAACAAACATGACTCTGAGTTTGTGAAGCTCGCCTCCTAACTTGTTTGTTTCTTCTgtagatgaggaggaggaggaggaagatgaagTTGTAATTGAGAATCCCAAAGACTACAATGACGTGGATTCAAAGTCTCAGGTGAGTTCACGAGTGAACTATGGCATGTTGAAGAGAACCTTTTTAAAAGACCATGGCTCTTGAATGGtccttgtgttttttattgtatgtatgcaGGTCTGTGTCAAACactgtttctttgtgtgtgttttgagcaGCCGGACTTTAACAGCAACAGAATCCCTGAAGACGAGAGGACTGTCGGCACGAACGAGGTGAATGACAAAGAGCTGGTCTCCCAGAACGAGGTGGGGGTGAGGAGCAAGGTGCCCAGCCATGAGGTCGACACCAACGTGCTCATGGCAAGCACTTCAAACGAGAGTGTGTTTGAAAGAACAGAGGTCTTAGCAGGTAATTTTGttgtccttctttttttttttttttttttttttttttttatgcaacttttttttttttatatagtgtaagGTGGCTCCTGAAATGGCAAACTGCTATGGACAAGCGATGTTGTATGCACTGTAACCAATCCAATTCATCCATACATACAGTAACAGTGCAACTACTTCATTCTCAAAGCACTCTAAAGCGTCATGTGCACAAATGTAAGGAATTGTGTTCTAGGTTCCAGATAAACTTACCCAGATGGATTTGGCTTTTAAAACCCATCTGGCCCTGATCCTCGAAACGTCTGCCATTTTGAATTGTTCTGTTCCTCAGGAATGTAAGTTTCCCTTGTCTCCTTTTGCAGCTCTGATCGCCGGGGGTGTCGTTGGCTTGGTCTTCGCCGTCCTCCTCGTCATTCTCCTCATCCACCGCATGAAGAAGAAGGATGAAGGAAGCTACGAACTCGCCAAGAAGCCCATCTACACGAAAGCCCCCACAGCCGAGATCTACGCATAGAGCCCGCTATGGACTTCATAACAGAGGAGCCTCCAGCTCCCGGGAAAGACTTTCTCTGCTACTTATATGCTGAAGCAACAAACTTCAGACTTGGTCGtgcttaaaacaattaaaatagattGCAGGAGATGAAACAACTACAACAAAAGAGAATCAACAAGTTTAGAATTTTCAAACAGAAGTGACCTAAAGGGTGTCGTCGTTTGGGGCTGTTGCTACTGTAGCCACTTGAGGGTGGGGGCGGGGCGGGTGAAAGTATTAGataaagaacatgttttaaagaaTGCCCAGAGGTGAGGTTGCAAGTCTTTGATCATTTGTTTTAGgcccctttttgttttgtttttccagcaaCTTTGTCTCGACACTAATATGACGCAAAAGAGCTTTCATGAAATTGTCAGGAGTTCGCCCTGATAGACCAAATAAAGTATCCAGCTCTGGTGCTGTTGCACAGTGCTAGTAGCATTTGTTTCTTGAAGGAAATGGACCCCCATTCCACGAGGCTACTCGGAGCAGGGTCTCCACAGACCGTGTATACCAAATGTTTAAAGTTAAGaaaagccactttttttttttttttttaaatgtcaatgttGCAAATGTTTTGGCCGCATGTTTCACAGCTGCTTAGAATTGGATTTGTTGTAGGCCTCCCTGGGTTGACTACAACCTCTTCTGGAATGTACCCATGGAGAGTGCTTctgctccttttttattttattaaaaatgctgtgctgtttagacttttttgtttttttttaaggtttgtaGAAATTccctaaataaatattgttttgtattaatttaactattcaaaattattgtattgcttttttttggtttctttttagtatGGGGAGCATTACACCCCCTCCTCCAAGATGTTGTATAATTTTATATACTATAGACTAGTAGACTTTTCAAATGTTCAGAAATAGTTTTATAACAGTTTTTATATTGTAAGTGTTTTGATTTAATTAACTGTTACTGTAAGCAGTATATTTTGTAGAAGGAAAGAAATATAACTTCAGGGCTTTTATAAtttactattttgtatttaattgtagcTTAAGTGACCCGTGTGCCATGCTCATAGTAAACATGCTGCTCTTTCAAACCGGATATGAAACACTATTCTGTAGTGATGTGACTCATCATTCAGAATGCAGGGTCTTAACATATTGTTGTGGGAGGTGAAGGGTTAACCCCAAGAGCCTGCCGCACGTTACTGACTTCGGTTAAGCTAACAGCACTGATCTGCTGCCATTCAATCTGCTTCTTAAAATGTAACGTGTTTCTGTCATTCTGGTACTATAAAGTAACTGAGAtttcaacatatatatttttttagcagGGATATTTAGACTGGTTATTATTTATTGGTGTCTTTTACAACTTTGTTCATATTAGCTATGGCCGTTATGAGAGAgaatcctactttttttttttttttttttttttaaactgtttccacAGGTTGTTCCTAAAAGTTAAAGTGAGAAATAATTTCTCGTTTTAAATCTGTGTTGGTGGCTTTATCGAATGGACAGCCTCGTTGGTATTGCTAACCTTATTACTAAAAGATTGAATTGTCCTTCTCCCTTAAGCACAATACAGGGGTGgaaactgtttctttgttttttctctcccATAAACTAACCCTGCTAACTGCATCTAGCGTACATCCCTGATGCACGCTGcaaaattttaattatttcaaatgaacAAAGGAAGGGGCTTTTACACCCGTTAGACCAAATCATGAAGGTATTTCCATTTCACATACCTGTCAATAAAGCTATATATTTTGGTACAGAAGAACGTAGTGTTTGTAGTGAGATACATGTGATTGTAAATACTGCTGTCCCTTCCCCACTCTGGAGATGTGTTGTCTTGCcctcctgtttgttttgtgttttttttttttttttttttttttttttggattgtcccccccccccccccttctgtacatactgtaatcgtatttcatttctgttttttttttttgttttgttttttttttctttttattaaagatCGGTTTACTCTGCTCCTGTCTTATgtgttggattattttttttatttttaaagtgcattgAGGGTATATCAAGCCGATTCTTATTGGAACTGAGACATCTGGGCTCCTATTGTCTGTTTTTTCTTGTTCAATTGAATTCTGAATCTACATGCAGTAAACTGTCTATAACTGGGTTCTGTGTTGTACTAATAAAACCtctatttttttcaatacacTTTCCcttcaaagtttatttaaaaaaaaaaaaaaaaaaaaaaaaaaaaaaattccaactcTATATTGATACAGTTACAGCTGAATTATATTAACACATATATTACACCCGCTCCAGGGTTACTCAATGACTGAAACAGCTGACCACCTCCTGTTCCAGTGTTGAGGAAATGTACCACGAAATCCTCCTTTTCCCTCCCCACAAATAACCCAGAGAAAACCACTAATGAGAAACAATTTTCCTAGAGCGCTCACTTGCTCCTTATTCACTGCTGCAACATCGGGGACATTGCACAGGAAAATCTGCCTTCTGAAAAACTTCTCGGGATATGCAAAGATGGAAGCTAGTGTAGCTGCTGACATGAGCGCCAATCTGCTGTTAATAAGTAACTTGTGTGGAATGTTGCAATGTTCGTTTAGTTTGTTAACTCAGTGGGCCAGTGCATATGCCTTCGCTCAGGGACTTGAGGTACAGGGCGGGGAAAGAAACTGTGCCAAGGAGACTGGCCTCAGCTGCATTGCACCTACAGCACTGCAATTGAATGTGTTTGCAGGTGACAGTTCATGCATTACACATTAAACCAGAGGGCAGAGAGGCTGCCATCACAAGGGTTGAAGGTTTATTTAGGACACAGCATGTTCTCCATGTGCTGATGTGTATAAAGTACCTTTCATGATCATAACAAACATGTCTCCCTCTGAATGCATTTCCAGTTTGGATGTTCTAGTGTTTGTTCCAGAGTTCCTGTTCTGGAATGCTGGAGTCAGCCTGGTGTCTGTGTTCCTGCAGGGATAGCTGAAGGCTTCAGATTTCATCACATCTTCACCTAAACCTACTGATTTCTAAAATGACTATATTGCTTAGTCTGGATCTGTTCAGGTTAACTAAATGCTTGATGTTTTtattctataataaaaaaaagaagttgttATGACTGAATGCTTTGTGATGTGAGTTTGAAAAAGACCTGAATTTCCCCAAACTGTCCAGGTGATCAACCTTGTTTTATATgaaggaaatacaaataaaaaagggtACCTGCTGTGTATCCGAGAAGGTTGGATCCACCTAGTAACTTAATAACACAGATTTCAAATGTCTTGGCAGCGAACAGCTGGGTGAGTGCTGTGGGGATTTCCACACAGCAGACGAGACTGAGGTAAACAACAGAGTTCAGTGTTAAACACCCGCTGAACCATCCCTGCAGGCAGCTGCTGTGATTCGGGAAAGATAATTACGCAGTGGAATTTTTTTACTGCTCCTTGCTTTACCCCATAGCAGCTGAGTTGTGAACAGGCTCTTTTTTCAGGTGGAAGGAGTAAATACCTCTACGTTTATAGCTGCTCCATCCTGTAGAGCATTCCAATCACATGCTGGAAAACTATATGCTTGAGAGAAGGACTTTTAGACCCTTCAGTGCTACTTTTAGTCCCTAATTATAAAATGATAGACAGTCTGTGCAAGGATGTGTGCTTAAACTGTGAGTCAAGTACTAGTCTTTCTGGTGTGCATTGAAGTTTGCAAAGGTGAACTGAATGACCAGATCATTGACCAGAAATGCTGTGTCTTCCCAAGTCCGCTTCTCATCACATGAGTGCAGTGAGAACACTGGGATCCCAGGAGACTGGAAAGATATTCCAAGCGTTTGAGCTCCCAGCAGAGCTCGAGGTAGCGCTGAAGCCCTGGGAGGAATGCCTGTGGGCTCTCACGAGTATAGCTGGTCGTTAACGCTGCCAAACACgatgtcattttaatgtaattatgtatttatttgaagctgttgacCAGAAAAGGATCCCTGACAGGCACCTGTATGAGTCTCAACTCGTCCACTGCCTTGAGGACTGTGGGGGAATTGCATTAGAGTGCCGAGCTGATAGACAGTGAAATGCATGCCTGAATTAGATCCACGTGTATGAAATGAGGACAGCGGCTTCATTCCACTTTGGATATTGTGAAGTATAATGCAGTACACCTTCTTGATCATTGGTTAGCCAAGTGTACCGCTAACACACACCTCACTGATTCACTTTACAATGCCTTCTTTAGTTTTGGAACCAGAAATAATGAGCTCTTGATCCAGCAGTACATGGTCCTTTAATGGGATTTCAGACAGGACTGGCCATTAGCCTTGGCTGTCTGTGACGCAGTGATGAGACAGAGGGACACATCAGGGTTTTGCAAGGCATTCCTGGCAAGACAGAGCCCTGTAATTTGGGTGTGGTGTTGGAGAGAATCATGACTATCCACACTCccagaaaacaaagcaaaaaacaacaacaacaatgttcCAGTAAACCAGGATGCCTTTTGATAACCATCATTGTAAACCAcctatgagaaatcaaccaatcactgttaagGGTTTCTCAGAATTCCAGCACATCCTTCCGTGTGGACAGTGATGCCCCCCCCAGTTCATAGAACATACGGAACACTTCTAAAGTAATGAAAACACCTTTAGTTTATTGGAATGCATTTTTGTGAAAGTGCTGTATTATATTTGTATGCACAGTTTGAACAACCGAAGCTGTACTCCAGTCCAACCTGCGGTGAATTATTTTACACAATAGGGGATATCATACACAAAATGTATTCACatgtaaaaaaacacttttgtgagTTTTATGTATGGACCCTGGAGCTGAAGTGTGACTGTATCCCCCTCCAGTCTATCCCGGGAGAACTGGATTGGCTGGCCATGACTCACATCCTCTCCAATGCGCTCACATGGGATACAGCCTACAATGCTGACTAAATAAGCCCTCTGATAACCGGGTACATTCTGAGACACAGCCCTTGGCTTCACTGACACCCTGCACTGGGATCAAGACGACAGACTTGGTATCCTATTGCCAAATCCACAGGTCTCTTATGAAACCTTTAAGGCTTGAATGAGGTATTTTCTATCATTAATGAAGTGTAGCTTAATTCACAAAACTGTAGCCAAAGTTGTTGgagtttatttgattacagtttcatgaaaatccAAGATGCATTGTATTCATTCTTTGTAAGTCTGGAGCCAACACTGTGATTgctgtgcttgtttgtgtgtgttcttcCCCTTCGCTTCCCCGTGCATGTAAGCCTGAACTCTTATTCACAGTAGCCTCTGTTAGTGGTACAAGCAGACCCTGCAGCTGCTGTTTTGACTCACTTATTACACAGAGTAGTAACTGCACATGTTGTCCTCATGAGTGTTATCTCGGCTTAGTTATCTCTTCTCCTGGGTGCAGTAACAGTCAGTGCATTGCTATTGTGAGCGTCATGGGGGATAGCGGTAAGGAATAGGTGGAGCCTGAGATCATGAAAACAATCACTTTCAATCAAACaacaaccatttatttatttattgaaaattgtgtgtgtgtgtgtgtgtgtattccccAGGAACTATGGGAATCCAGTTGTGGGTGTGGAATTCCGGTCAGAATTACTCAATAGAACTCAGGGCATTACTGCTCTGAAGACACAGGCAAGATCATCTACGAAAAATAACATCTCATGCAGAAGGATTGTAATCATGTTCCTATCAGGGTCTTATTGCCATGAGCTCTTTTAGACTTTACTACTAAGTAAAactttctgaatgttttcattgaaCGTGTGCTGGTGCCCTCTGATGCAGTTtgctgattggtggatgaaagtttgCGGTGTTTCCACTGTTATTTAACTAGGTGTTCAGCTGAAGAGTGTTTTCAGTTAAAGGTCTTTCTCAAAGGTTTGTCAGTTCAAGGATAACTGAAGAAGTCTGGTCCCACAATCCCTTTCACACATGCAAGAATGTACAGACCAAACTTCTGGGCAGTTCCAGTGAAGTGTGTGAAGATCCGTGGGAAAGTGTAATGTTACTCAGGAAGttttatactttaatattttctttaggAAGCCTTACTCCAGGCAACAGCTTTCGTGGAATCTCCTTGATTGCCACAATTTCCAGGTAGTTAGGCAATAAATAATCTCACATGATCTCTCCCTAAAATCTTCCCAGATCAGAGTGTCAACGGGATCAAATCAGAACTCCATAAGACCAGAAAACGTGCTTCTGACCCAATTACGTCTTCATCACACACTTTGAAATGGATCAATACAAGGAATTTAGCTATCATTAGGACTCTCGTGGATTCCTGTGGAACAGCCCACAGTATGAACCATATAATAATTTAGAGTCAAACTCTTATTGTAATTACTACGTCAGCGCAGTCTAGTTTCCTGGTATTACTGCAATCATTTACAACGTTAGTAATAGAGGCGTGTGAGCGACATACACTTTATGAGTCACTGTTTAGATGGGTTTGTCACATACTATAAACCCCTTGTTTTCGAaagttttcaagaaaaaaaaccaGATGTCATTTAGCAACAAAGGACAAGCATTGCACCATGGGAAGTCATGCCAAGTCAGTGGTTAAATGGACACATTTAATTTACTGGTTCAGGACTAAAATGGGTTTACTTTAAGTTTAATAGCATAGCAAGAAAGAACAATGGAAGCGGATGCAGTGGATGCACCAAACAGTTTTGGGAAGTGCAATACTGAATCTGAGGGAGCATGAGCAGCAGCATTGCTCTTAGGAAGTCTGCAAGGTGAATTTGCACAGTGCTTGCATGGTTTACTATGCTTGTGTTGCACATCAACCCTGCTTTGTGTTTAACATATCTTTTCCATACCTGTCCTGAGGGTTTAAACCATGCAAGTCGCTGGGTATATGACatacctttttgtttattgtgaaataCCGTGGAATTGACCTTTAaccaaacataagaacataagaaaataagaaactttacaaacgagaggaggccattcggcccatcttgcttatttggctgttagtagcttattgatcccagaatctcatcaagcagcttcttgaaggatcccagggtgtcagcttcaacaacattactggggagttggttccagaccctcaacATATACCCCAAACCCACGGGATGGAAGAGCCTG
This window encodes:
- the LOC121319469 gene encoding syndecan-4-like isoform X2, with protein sequence MQKLCALLVLFFLGSVYTESVRETETWFPSEQKSDEDLEVSSGDSPNSSDFGFMNQDDLDTYDDDEDNEDYDGSGSGDKDEEEEEEDEVVIENPKDYNDVDSKSQPDFNSNRIPEDERTVGTNEVNDKELVSQNEVGVRSKVPSHEVDTNVLMASTSNESVFERTEVLAALIAGGVVGLVFAVLLVILLIHRMKKKDEGSYELAKKPIYTKAPTAEIYA
- the LOC121319469 gene encoding syndecan-4-like isoform X1, which produces MQKLCALLVLFFLGSVYTESQVRETETWFPSEQKSDEDLEVSSGDSPNSSDFGFMNQDDLDTYDDDEDNEDYDGSGSGDKDEEEEEEDEVVIENPKDYNDVDSKSQPDFNSNRIPEDERTVGTNEVNDKELVSQNEVGVRSKVPSHEVDTNVLMASTSNESVFERTEVLAALIAGGVVGLVFAVLLVILLIHRMKKKDEGSYELAKKPIYTKAPTAEIYA